The nucleotide sequence TCTCCATCAATGGCGGATGACGGGTCTTTGCTGGTAGAATAGGGCGACTGCCGACGGTGGGTATTgaaggagggagaaggggtGGCCGTTGCAGCGGGACTAGGGCTAGGAGTGTTCGCCTTGCGATTAGCTCCTGCCCTCTCCCTCAGCTGCGATTGGTCCCGTCCACGTTCCCACTTCAACACCCTCGTCGGCTGAGACTTCGGTCGACCCtgactctttttcttgcCCTTGATCTTGGACGAAACCAGCGGAACACGGTCGATTGGGTTGGCATGCGTACGACTACCATAATTGTGCATCCTTGTACACCCGGTGCTGATTTTACAGGCATGACACGACTGCCAGCCGCAGGACTGGCAGCGAGACATacctgagtcgttgctggtATTGCAAAGATCGCACTTTGCAGTATGGGCGGCGACCGCTTCGAACTTGGTGTGTATCACAGGAGCACTGGCAGGAGCAATAACCGGAGTGCTAGAGCTTGCTTCTTGCGGAGGAGTCTGAGGCCTGGAAAACACTGTTAGTCTCAGTACCATTCAGCTGGGGAGGACCATGAGGAGGTGGGCGAGTCGTACCTTGAAGGCGTTTCTTGATTGGAGGGGTTGAAGGAGGACGAACGGTGCGAGGTTCCTGGCATGTTGCTGATATCTCGTATACTGGATACAGAGCgagaaccagaaccagaaccagcCTTGTCATACATGTTCGAGAAAGGAGGCCCCTGCTGttcttgttgttgtcgttgcCGTTGCTGTTCCTCTGGCGAGCAAACAATCGATGAACCAGGAAAGCCCTGTGCTATCCGTAGCGGGGGTTGAAGCTTTACTCTGTTCCGTCTAACATGAGCACAATCACAACCCTTCTCATgatgaaggagaaagagagacgTACATTTTCGTATAGCTAAGGCGCTGGATACAGAGTTGAAACCAGAACcaggaggaggggagagaagaaagcgAGGATGTCTGAAGTAGTGTCCTGGTGATTGTTTTGTTCTTCAGGGTTGGTATTCATTGGAAAGGACGGGATTATGGATCCTATGGACAGTTCGATAGGTTGTATTCACTGAACATCCGTTACTGGGTAGCTATCTAATATGGAGTCCGTAAGACAGCAGGAGGGAAAAGTGGAAGAACAAACTCTTCATTTTCATTGCCAGACGCCAAAAATCCAGGGCTTTATACCAGTGAATGGAAAGAAAGTCTGGATATTTCCTCCTTGTTTATGTTCATAATGTTCATACCAGAGGGATAAATAGACTCTGTTGTCTATTGTATAAGCCATTATACAGAGCAGCTATTTTATTGTGTTCTTTTGAAAGACTGACGGATTGTATAAAAGGCCTCATATATATAGATAGGAGTTACTTCTTCCAGGAGTCTGCTGCTTGCTGGTGTTAAGAAACAAGTTTAAGCACCTATGGGGATGGACTACGAGCCATCGGTGCCAGATGGAAGATCTGGATTATGGGGTATTTTACTGAGATTTAAAGTAACAATTATACGGAGTAGAACCTAAAACTTCGGTAATTAGACAGGCATTAGAAAAACACGCAAAGTCAAATCAGGAAGCCGAAACCATTTCAAGTCACAGCCCTTTTCGCATACCCTAGCAGTAAGGTCAACTCAAGGCCAAGTCTCCTCCGTGTTCTTGATTTCATTCCAGTACCCAAAGACAACTCTCATCCTACTGTCACCGATAAACTCAATAACAGCCGCGTTAGCGTTGCAGACGTCGGCCCCAAGTAGATTGAGCTCAGCACAGTACGAATTCGGAGGCGATAAGTAGACTTGATTCTTATGTCCAGCAATGTAGAGAAAACCGGGGGTATCAGGTCTAAGTTTGGTGGCTTTAAGCGCCTAGAGCTAAGTTAGCATTCTGATATACTCTCTATTATAGGGTCACTAACTTGAGATGAGAGGTAGGTTGCTGGGGTAGCTGTGCCCACAATGAAGTACGCCCAACGAGCCTAGCCTCACCACCATCCGTGTGAACAACACATGGAAGTATAGGATGACTCTTATAGCCGTGCAGACAACCAACTATGCACTTAACAACTTtacttttctcttctttagTCGCCTTGCCAAGGTAAGGTATGCCGAGGGCCTCTTGAAATTTCAGATCGCAGTTTTCCATCATCAACGTCGCTGATATTAAAATTATTCGCCCGGTGCAAGGGGATCGTAGTCATGGATATCAATCCATTCACCCCGGCCTCGAGCCTCTTAGTCCTTCTTATGGAAGATACGGTTTATGCGAGTTAGATAATCAGCATGGGTTCGAGTAATCGTATGATAAGTTTCGGATAGAACTTTGCGGGCGTCGAAAGAATGAGGAAGGAGAGCACAAAGGACGCTGGAGAGGTTTGCGGAGAGGTACCTTGAGAGGGCTATAGAGTCCCTTGAGGGTTAGCTGCTTGCTGATTAATCTCGACATGGAGAAGCAGAAAGTGGGGGAGTCGTTGGGTGGCATGGACCCAAAATAGAGTTAAGGCCACCTGAAAAGTAGAAGCCACCCAAAACCATTTTGGGTGGCCGTAACTAAGTCACATGATTTTTCAGGTGGCCGGAACTTTATAATAGCCCTTGCCCTGAACTTTTTAGTGTGAACCTTAATTTTTCGGTAAAGAAAGCAGTGAAATGATGAAATCACAAAAGAAGTACTTCTTTTCTGCCTTCCAAAGTACTTTTTTATGCTGTATACAATGGGGTCTGATATAGATCCAGCTTCACAACAGCTGGATAATACCTTACAACAATACCTTCTTGATGCATCATTATTGCCAATTGATGATTCCAGTTATTTACAGAGGATCAATATTTATAATAGTCTTCTCGATCCCTCACTTCAAAATCAGGGTGCTGCTGCGATACAACATGAACATGACTGTGACCAGGTAAGTACTTATAAAGCACTTTCAAAGTAACATAAAAGTACTTATCAACAGTAGCGAATGATGCTGGAGATCACAAAGGGAAAATCAAGTTCTCTGAGAGTTTGCAAGATGGAATATCTTAATGATCTTCCTGAATATCCATCTACCCATCAAGATGGATATGCTTATGTTGTGTTTCTGGCTGATCCATCTGCAAAAGGTGTCGAAAACATGATTGGAAAGGTAATCAGTAACCTCTGAAGCTTTATTTAGTGTATTATAAAGTTCTTTCAAAGTACTTATAAGATGTTTAGGTCCAATATTCAACAAAACAGCGATATAAGAACCGGGCCTATCATAAGAGTTCCTTTCTTGGAGGTGCTTATTATCATAGTTCCTCAGACTGTCAAGGAGTAAAGCTATGTGAATTTGCATCAACTGAACTCAAATCTTTACATCATTCACAATTGAATGATAATTTGTGCAATGAAATATATGACATTCAAAAGGATCTTGAAAAATTGGATGAGGAACCAAAGACAGAAGCCTATAAGTAAGTGCTTTATCAGACTGCCTGGgtattcctttttcttttttttgaccCTAACAATTTTAGAATGTTCTCTGCTGCGAAGTCTCTCTGTGGCAGTCATGGTTGTTTACAAAAAGCATTAACATGTGCATTAGAGCTTGGAGAGTCTCAATTTACAGTAAGTATTGTTATATTATCTTTTATTTATATCAAAGTACTTATAGGATTCTCTAGAATGTCTTTGGGATGCATGAGCCCTATATCAGATGTGTGAACACTATGTCTGATCCAGCAAATCATCTTACATGGAAAATACCTATGGATGGACAGGTTGATATTCCATTTCTGCAAGGGCTAGTGGAAGGTAAGAACCAGATCCCTGAGGATCAATGTGGTGTGATTAAGACAACTATTTCAAAATCGAAATGTGGTAGGTGATGAAGCTTTTGAAGTACTCTTCAGGTACTTACAAAGTCCTTAGGTATTTTTCATCCACAGGGATCAGGAGCATTACGACATCATAGGTGTACTGCAAGGTttctgttacagaccttatcgtattagtctcacgtgacaatacgggaagataaggcagaatcattggatatggAAAACAGGGATTATGATGGCACAGTGCAGTTATATGTGGCACAGGATCACGTGAAGGAATCACGTGACTATTTGGTAGTAATGCGGGTAGTCAGGAAGGTAGTTCAGCACTACCATTGACACTACCAACCCTACTACCACTcacaggatggaaggatatataaggacgctcattcatgtacttaacttagttcttcgcgatcaatacaagtcgttcagcattggttaccttctagtttctgactcgtccgcacttaaccaacaacccagtatacgtactcggttggccttgtttctctattcgttacctttaccgtttctatttgttgattatcttacggagcctggagggggcgatatacccatcaacacatacgacataccgaaccggacccggaggggcattgagcatacgattacttgggagacacttagggtaagtgtccagtctcgaaatacaactaactagaaccctaggtacgacacgagagaagccaggttgtgacacattgatcgccagtcagtacgagtcaggtttcgagactatattgacttaaaacacgaactgcaaccatgtccaacaacagtaacagcaacactactcccaggtcctctcgtggatctgagggacgaactccaacttatgaagagctctttgggatggttagccagctgcaggaaagcatcactactttggaagaacgacagtcagccaaagctatcaaagttcgaccgccggaaccctttgatggtacccgatacaagttgcgacccttcatcacccagttggacttgtatgtccgaatgaaccggagcaagctcatcttcgaatccgacaaagtcctacttgcagcaacttatttgactggaccagcatttgattggtttgaacctaccttgcgtgatttccaggagaaggatgaacagtaccataacgacaataccactgaggttttcagcagcttcactgaattcaagaaacgactccagggaacgtttggagatattgacgccacgcggaacgctgaacgaaagctatggcgactcaaacagacaggatcagtagccaagttggtatccgatttccagcagatcatcacccatctaaATTGGGATgaaacgatgtacattgcgaagttcgaagaaatgttgaaaccagagattcaggagaaactggtttggatggaacgaccgacttcattgaacgaactctttgaacgagccgtcaagattgacaacaccctgtatgaccttagagtcagacagaaggagtcaagatatgggaacaccttcaggggaaacccacgaacgagccactatcgatcgaacgataaacgaccagctcaaccacgaagccaagggtatgaagatccctatggaccacgaccaatggagctggatgccacacagcacagGCCCTTTGTATCCGATAAGGAAAGGgaacgaagaagaaaagagaaactttgcttcacatgtggaaagccgggccacatgacgaaggcatgcaggcaacgacagaacgttaggcctcagcaacaacgaaataataaca is from Aspergillus chevalieri M1 DNA, chromosome 8, nearly complete sequence and encodes:
- a CDS encoding uncharacterized protein (COG:S;~EggNog:ENOG410PZM1) is translated as MYDKAGSGSGSRSVSSIRDISNMPGTSHRSSSFNPSNQETPSRPQTPPQEASSSTPVIAPASAPVIHTKFEAVAAHTAKCDLCNTSNDSGMSRCQSCGWQSCHACKISTGCTRMHNYGSRTHANPIDRVPLVSSKIKGKKKSQGRPKSQPTRVLKWERGRDQSQLRERAGANRKANTPSPSPAATATPSPSFNTHRRQSPYSTSKDPSSAIDGDFFENEKYFEGVRDLYAFSIEAYGVWTNDQRDRNPAQRWRYHAVRLEEIHEHALLSATRAVLEFRRQEAEGS